The DNA segment CCCTGGTCCTTCATCGCCTCACTCACCGTTCGCCTCCGCCAGTGCCGCGATCAGCAGCGCCGATGACGTGGCGCCGGGATCCTGGTGGCCGATGCTGCGCTCGCCGAGATAGCTCGCCCGCCCCTTGCGGGCCTGCAACGGCGTCGTCGCCAGGGCACCCTCCTCGGCGGCGGCCCGCGCTGCGGCGAAACCGTCACCGAGCGCGTCCACGGCCGGCACCAACGCGTCGATCATGGTCTTGTCGCCCGGCGCAGCACCCCCGAGCGTCATGACCGCGTCCACCCCGGCCCGCAGCGCCTGGCCGAACTGGTCCTCGCTCACCTCGCCGGCGTCGCCGAGGGCCTTGCCGGTCCGGCGCAGCAGGGTCCCGTACAGCGGACCGGACGCCCCGCCGACCGTCGAGATCAGCTGGCGCCCGGCGAGCATCAGGATCGCACCGGGCGTCTGCGGGGCCTCCTTCTCCAGCGCCGCCGCGACGGCGGTGAACCCGCGGTGCAGGTTGCTGCCGTGGTCGGCGTCCCCGATGGGTGAGTCGAGGGAGGTGAGCCGTTCCGCCTCACGGTCGACGGAGGCGGCGGTCGCCGTCATCCAACGGCGGAAGAAATCGGCGTCGAGCACTGGATCTCCTTGCATGGCAGGTGCGTTGCGGTCGTCCGGCTCCGGATCACATACCCCACCGCAGCCCCGGCGTCTTCACCGGCGCGTTCCACAGCCGCAGCAGCTCCTCGTCGACCTGGCACAGGGTGACCGAGGCGCCGGCCATGTCGAGGGAGGTGACGTAGTTGCCGACGAGCGTGTGGGCGACGGTCACTCCGCGCTGGGCGAGTACCCGCTGGACCTCGGCGTTGAAGCCGTACAGCTCCAACAGCGGTGTCGCGCCCATGCCGTTGACCAGGACGAGCACGGGGTTGCGCGGGGTCATGTCGTCCAGGATCGCGCCCACCGAGAATTCGGCGATCTCGCCCGAGGTCATCATCGCGCGCCGTTCCCGGCCGGGCTCGCCGTGGATGCCGATGCCCAACTCCAGCTCGCCGGGCGGCAGATCGAAGGTGGGGCTGCCCTTGGCGGGGGTGGTGCAGGCGCTGAGGGCGACGCCGAAGCTGCGGGAGTTCTCGTTGACCTGCCGCCCGACCGCCTCGACCCGCTCCAGCGGCTGCCCCTCGTCGGCGGCGGCACCGGCGATCTTCTCCACGAACAGGGTCGCGCCCGTGCCGCGCCGCCCGGCCGTGTAGAGGCTGTCGGTGACCGCCACGTCGTCGTTGACGAGCACCTTCGCGACCTGGATGCCCTCGTCCTCGGCCAGCTCGGCGGCCATGTCGAAGTTGAGGACGTCGCCCGTGTAGTTCTTCACGATGAACAGCACACCCGCCCCGCTGTCCACGGCGGCCGCGGCCCGCGCCATCTGGTCGGGCACCGGCGACGTGAACACCTCACCGGGACAGGCCGCGGACAGCATCCCCGGACCGACGAATCCACCGTGCAGCGGCTCGTGCCCCGACCCGCCGCCGGAAATGAGGGCGACCTTCCCCTCCACGGGCGCGTCTCGCCGAACGATCACCCGGTTGTCCACATCGACGACCAGCTCGGGATGAGCGGCAGCCATTCCGCGCAGTGCGTCCGCGACCACGGTCTCCGCGACGTTGATCAGCATCTTCATGGGTACCTCCTGGTGAGACTGGCGCCGGCCTCCTGACCTGTGCTTGTCCAGGTCAGGACAGGTGGGGCAAGGCTTCGATCTTGGCGGTCCGTGGCGGTCGTGGGTGGGTACGGGAGGTTCCGGCGACAGGGCGTGTCGTCGCCGAAGCCCTGATGTCGGCAGTATCGCCCTTGCGGCAGCGAAGGTCACGTGCGCGGGTGCTCGAGGGCGCTGACCAGCCGAAATAGGGGAACGGCGGCCGCTCACCGGCCGCCGGACCACGGGGCGGCACCCGTCACGGGCGCCGGCTCACGACGATGCGACGGCCGGGCCCGCGTTGTGCGGGTTGAGGAAATTGGCCTCTTGCGGCACCTGCGGCGCGAGGTCGGTGCGCGGGTCGGGGAGGGCGGGGAACGAAGACGGGGACTTCCGACTGGTAGAAGATGTCGATGTCGGCCTCCTCACCGCTGACGATCAGGGTGTCCCAGGCCCCGCTCTCCTGAAGCGTGCGCAGGGTCTCCGGGGTGAGCTCGGCGAGGTGGGCGCGCAGCACCTCGTCGGTCGGCATGCCCGGCAGGCGGGACGACAGCCGCTCACGGATGGCGACCATGCGGTCGAGCAGGAGGTCCAGGTCGGAGCGGCGCGCCGCGGAGCCCTCGCCCGGCTGCATGCTGCGGGCGACGATGTCCTTGATGGCGCGGGTGATGCCCTCGTCGTCGGTGGCCACCATCGCGTTCCAGGCCCGGGACTTGTGCCGGTACTGAAGCATCGACATCGCCGCCTCGTGCCGGATGAAGTCGGCGTCGCGCAGCGGTCGGCCCTGCCAGACCCGGCTGAGGGAGCGGGCGAGCGAAGTGGCCGACGCCAGGCCGCTGTTGAGGCCGCGGCCGGGCCAGAAGTGGATGGCGTTCGCCGCATCACCCAGCAGGAAGCCGAAGGTTCCCGGGGTCTTCGCGGTGGGCCGGCTGAGCTGGGCCGTGAAACGCGGGCGCTGCACCATGTCCAGACGGAAAGAGGTGACCGCGGACAGGTCCTCCTCGGGCACCCCGAACATCTTCAGGCCCTCCAGGATCCGCTTCCACAGCGGCGAACCCTGCAGCAGCGCCGGCAGGAACAGGGTTCCGTGCGTGGGGCAGGTGAACTCGTTGTGCTCGCCGCGGGTCATGACGCAGGGACGGGCGGCGATGCACTCTTCGAAGACCTTGCGGACCGGATCGATGCCGATCACGTCCTCGGCCTCCTCGCGGGTGAGCCGCATGTTCAGGAAGCCCTCGCCGCGCAGCGAGTTGAGCAGAAAGCGGTTCTGGGACACGGTGAGCAGGACGCTCATCGGGTCCGGCAGCGTCGACTTCACCCGCAGCCCCAGCACGATGTCCCGCAGGTGCTCACCGTCGAGGGAGTAGATCGAGGCGTCGGCCGTTCCGAAGCGGTCGGCATAGTGTTCGCGGGTACGGGAACGCCCGCCCTCGGCGATGACGAGCACGTGGTCCTGGGCGAGCCGGCTCTGCTGCTCCTCCACATCGAAGCGCTTGGGGACCAGCCTGATGGCCTCGCGCCTGTTGGCCAGCTCCAGCAACTGGTCCTCGACGTAGGAGATACGGATGTTGCGCGGCGGACGGCCGTCCACCGAGTCCGGTCCGACGGGCCACATCTCCGAGTAGCCGGCCGTGTTGTCGAACAGTGCCGAGCGGACCTCCTCGGACAGCGCCAGATACTGGCGGCTCTGTACGGTCACGACCTGCTGGCGCCGTACGTTGCCGTGCTGCTCGTCCTTCCAGACGACGGTGGAGCCTTCCTTGCGCCAACGGGCGTCGTACACGGTGATCCGGGCACGTCCCCGGAGTTGCTCCTCCAGCGCCAGGGCGAAGGCGAGGCCGACCGGGCCACCGCCGGTGACCGTGACGCGCAGGGTTCCGGAGTCGGCGTTCGGGTCGATGCGCGGGGAGTTGAGGAGGGAGAGGTCCATGACCGTCTCCATCGCTTCCTGCGCCTCGTAGAGGAAGGTCTCGTCGCCTATTCGTATGCAGTCGTTGGGACGCAGCACGTGTCGCGTGACGCGTTCGTCGTTGACGTACGTGCCGTTGCGGCTGTCACGGTCGTACAGGACGAACCCGGCGTCCTCCGGGACGATCTCGGCGTGCAGGCGCGAGGCATTGGCGCTCACAAGCACGATGCCGTTGTCGCCCTTACGGCCGAGGGTCAGCGGTGCACCGTCCAGAACCACACTCTGACCGGTGAAGGGACCGGTCTGTCCCACGATGATCGACGGCACCTGCGTACTCCTCGCACTCCGTGTGAGGGTGAACTCCCCCGGGACATACACGTAAGTATGCCCCGCCGCGGTTCAACCGATCTTGGATCACTGGGCCTGCTCGCACGTCACCGAGAAGGGCACCGTGTTCGAAGTCGTCCCCAGGGGGCCCTTGACCTCCACGCCGACCTCGCTGGTGAAGGTTCCCGCCCTGGAGTACGCCGTCAGGCGCACGACGTCCTGGCCCGTACGGTCCCCGTCGCTCGCGAAATTGAGGGAGCGCCACTCGCGGTCGACCACCGAACCGTCCTTGGACACCCACCGGTAGGTGATCCTGGCCGGCACCTCGTCCACGGCGAACGTCGCCGTGAAGGTGGGGGCCTGGTCGGCCGGCGGCGAACACTCCCCGACGTAGGTCGTGTTCACGCCGGTCACCGTCGCACGGACCTGCTGCGAGGTGGCGGTGTCCTTGTCGTTCCCTCCCTCGTCCTCGCCCCGATTGACCAGCACGTAGCTCAGCCCGGCGATGAGGAGGGCGCACGCCACCGCGCCGCCGATCAGGGCCGCGGTGCGTCGGCGGCGGCGCGGGACGCCGGCGGGCTGCGGCTCGAAGGGGATGGGAGGGCCGAAGACGCCCGCGGGTGCGGTGGCCGCAGGTTGGGCGGGCTGAGGGGACTGAACGGGCTCGGCAAGCGATGTCCCGATCACGGCGTGCGCCGACGCCGACGTACCGTCACCGGCGGTCGTTGCGTCACCAACCGTGGGTGCGTCACCGATCGTTGGGGTGTCACCGGCCGTGGGAGCGTCACCGACGGTGAGAGTTCCGTCGGCCGCCGGGGCCGTCGCGGCCGTACCGCCGCCCGCCGCTGTCTTCCGCAGCTCCCGCTCGGCCTGTTCGGCGGTCATCCGCTCGGTGGGCTCCTTGCGCAGCAGCCCCTCGATGACCGGGGTGAGCGGGCCGCACCGGCGCGGTGTCCGGGGTTCCTCGTCGACGATCGCGCGCAGGGTGCTGAGCGGGGTGTCCTGGCGGAACGGGGAGAGGCCCTCCACGGCCGCGTAGAGCAGAACGCCGAGCGACCACAGGTCGGACTCGGGACCGGGCGTGCGGCCGAGGGCCCGCTCGGGCGGAAGGTACTCGGGGGAGCCCACGACCTCGCCGGTCATGGTCAGCGAGGAATCACCCTCGACCATCGCGATGCCGAAGTCGGTGAGTACGACGCTGCCGTCATCGCCGAGCAGCACGTTCGCGGGCTTCACATCGCGGTGCAGTACACCCTCGCGGTGTGCGGCGCGCAGAGCCGACAGGACCTCGGCGCCGATCTGCGCCGCCCGCTCGGGGGTCAGCGGTCCCTCGGCGCGCAGCAGGTCTCCGAGTGAGCGTCCCCGCACGAGTTCCATGACGATCCAGGGGCGGCCGTCGTCGGTGGCCACGTCGTAGACGGTCACCACGTTGCGGTTGGGGATGCGGGCGGCGGCCCAGGCCTCGCGCTCCAGCCGGGTGTACATCCTCTCGATGTGCGCGGCGGACAGCCCGGCGGGGGCACGCACCTCCTTGACGGCGACGTCGCGGTGCAGCGCCTCGTCGCGCGCACGCCACACCGTTCCCATGCCGCCCTCGCCGAGGCGCGACAGCAGCAGGTAGCGGCCCGCGACCCTCCGCTCCTGGTCCGGTGGCACCTGTACGGCCTCCTTGTCGTGCATCCGGACGGCTCTCCCTCTCCTCGTGCGGCAGCCGGGGCGATCGCGGATGTCGCCCTCGCGCAGCAGCTCCGCATCCCCGTATACAGCGCTCAACAGCGAGCCCGCCACCCCGCGGGCGGCGTCCGGCGCCGCGGCCCGGCGATCACCGACCGGTGCGGACACATGATGTCGCACGCGCCCGACCGGCCGTCATGACCCCCGCCTCTTCCCGGACCTTCCAGGAGCCGCGTTGTGCTACACGCGGAAGCGGGTTCGAATGGTTCGCCTCATCGCGGGAAAGGTGGCAGCTTTCGGCCTGTTGCCGGAAACCGGCGCCTGAGGCTGCCCGAGCCGGGCGGCGTCTGCGGATCAGCCGGAGGCCGCCGCGAGCGCGAGGCCCGGACCGTAGCCGGAGACAGAACCCCGGCCTGTCAGGGGATCGCCGGCCCCCGGTACTCGCTCATCGCGTCGATGAGCCAGCGGGCCAGGTAGTCGGCGAAGGAGGACCGTGGGAAGAGCCGGTACGTCGGCTCGTCGTCGACCTGCCACAGCAGTACCGCCACGGGCCCCACCGTGGTCGACACCGCGCGGCCGGGGCCGAAGGCCCGAGGGTGCAGGTCCAGCGCGCAGCCCTTCTCCAGCACATCCCGGGCGGACGGGCCGCTCAGCACCAGGGTGGTGCGGTTCGCCGAGACGTCCACGACCGATCCGGGGTCCACTCCGAGTGCCTCCTTCAACTCGGCGGCCACGGAGGTGCCTTCGGACACTACGAGCCACTCGTCGGGGCCGAGCCAGACGATCGTGTGGGCATCGGACGCGGTGGTGTGGCCGCATTGTCGGGGGAGCGGGGTCCCCAGGGTCTTGGCCATGCGCTCGGCCGCCTCGGAGGCGGGATCGACGCGCAGGTTCACCATGGTGAGGAACGGCCGCTCGGCCAGCGCGACGCCCCGGGCGCCGGTGACGGTCGCGGTGCGCATACGTTCCTCCAGATGCGCCAGGGGGCTGGTGCGCGGTGCCACCGGGCCGCAGCCCGTGTCGGTCGTGGGCTCAGCCATCTCGCTTGGTCCCTTCTGGGTCGTAGAGGACGAAGTCGGTCACCTCGACGGGCACCAGGCCCTCACCCACGGGGGCGAGCAGGGTCTCGCCGATCCTCGCCCGCCCGTCGGCGACGAGGGCCAGGGCGAACGGGCGGCCGAGGGCCGGGCTGTGGTAACTGGAGGTGACGTGGCCGAGCATCGGCACGGGCACCCTCTCCAAGGAGACGTCCGGCGCGACGAGTTGGGCGCCCTCGGGCAGGCGCGTCGTACGGTCGGTCGGCAGCAGGCCGACCAGTTGCTTGCGGTCGGTGCGGGAGGTGTCGGCGCGGGAGTAGGACCGCTTTCCGATGAAGTCCTTCTGCTTCGAGACCACCCAGGACATGCCCGCGTCCTGCGGGGTGACCGTGCCGTCGGTGTCCTGGCCGACGATGATGTAGCCCTTCTCGGCGCGCAGGACGTGCATGGTCTCGGTGCCGTACGGGGTGATGTCGTACGGCCGGCCGATCGCGTACACCTCCTCCCAGACCGCCTGGCCGTACCACGCGGAGACGTTGATCTCGTAGGCGAGTTCACCGGAGAAGGAGATCCGGCAGATGCGGGCCGGGATGCCGGAGGCCAGGGTGGTCTCGCGGAAGGCCATGAAGGGGAACGCTTCGTTCGACAGGTCGACGTCGGGGGCGAGATGACCGACGACCTGGCGTGACTGCGGCCCCACGACGGCGATCGTCGCCCACTGCTCGGTCACCGAGGTGCAGTGGACGTCGAGTTCGGGCCACTCCGTCTGCAGCCACTCCTCCAGCCAGTCCAGGACCCCGGCGGCACCGCCGGTCGTGGTGGTCATGAAGTAGCGGCTGTCGTCGAGGCGCAGGGTCACGCCGTCGTCGAAGATCATGCCGTCGGGCTTGCACATGACCCCGTAGCGGGCCGTGCCGGGCTTCAGCTTCTTGAAGGCGTTCGTGTACATGCGGTTGAGGAACTCGCCCGCGTCCGCGCCCCGGATCTCGATCTTGCCGAGGGTGGAGGCATCCATGAACGCCACCCCCTCACGGGCCGCCCGGCACTCCCGGGCCACGGCCGTGTCCATGTCCTCGCCGGTGCCGGGGTAGTACCGGGGTCGTTTCCACTGTCCGACGTCCTCGAACACCGCCCCTTGGGCGACGTGCCAGGTGTGGATGGACGTCGTGCGCTCCGGGTCGAACAACTCGCCACGCTCACGCCCGGCCAGGGCGGCGAATGCGATCGGCGTGTACGGCGCGCGGTAGGCCGTGGTGCCGATCTCGCCCAGTGAACCGCCGAGGGCCTCGGCGATCACGCCGATGGCGTTGACGCCGGAGGTCTTGCCCTGGTCGTTCGCCGTGCCGAGCGAGGTGTAGCGCTTGACGTGCTCCACGCCGCGCATGCCGGCGCCGGTGGACCGCCAGACGTCTGCGACGGTGACGTCGCGCTGGAGGTCGACGAAGTGGGTGTCCCAGGTGGCGGGTTCGCCGTCGGGGGCGGGGACCAGCCACAGTGCGCGCACCGGACCGGGCGCGGATCGCGCAGCGCCGGGCGACGGCACGGGGACCGGGAACCCGGCGTCCGTCGCGGCCCGTGCACCGGCCCGTGCCCCTTCGGCCAGACAGCCGTCCAGGTCGTACGTCCCACGCGCCGCACCCACGACCCGCTGGTCCCGCACGGCTGCGTCGGGGA comes from the Streptomyces sp. NBC_00443 genome and includes:
- a CDS encoding FHA domain-containing protein; translated protein: MPSIIVGQTGPFTGQSVVLDGAPLTLGRKGDNGIVLVSANASRLHAEIVPEDAGFVLYDRDSRNGTYVNDERVTRHVLRPNDCIRIGDETFLYEAQEAMETVMDLSLLNSPRIDPNADSGTLRVTVTGGGPVGLAFALALEEQLRGRARITVYDARWRKEGSTVVWKDEQHGNVRRQQVVTVQSRQYLALSEEVRSALFDNTAGYSEMWPVGPDSVDGRPPRNIRISYVEDQLLELANRREAIRLVPKRFDVEEQQSRLAQDHVLVIAEGGRSRTREHYADRFGTADASIYSLDGEHLRDIVLGLRVKSTLPDPMSVLLTVSQNRFLLNSLRGEGFLNMRLTREEAEDVIGIDPVRKVFEECIAARPCVMTRGEHNEFTCPTHGTLFLPALLQGSPLWKRILEGLKMFGVPEEDLSAVTSFRLDMVQRPRFTAQLSRPTAKTPGTFGFLLGDAANAIHFWPGRGLNSGLASATSLARSLSRVWQGRPLRDADFIRHEAAMSMLQYRHKSRAWNAMVATDDEGITRAIKDIVARSMQPGEGSAARRSDLDLLLDRMVAIRERLSSRLPGMPTDEVLRAHLAELTPETLRTLQESGAWDTLIVSGEEADIDIFYQSEVPVFVPRPPRPAHRPRAAGAARGQFPQPAQRGPGRRIVVSRRP
- a CDS encoding sarcosine oxidase subunit gamma translates to MAEPTTDTGCGPVAPRTSPLAHLEERMRTATVTGARGVALAERPFLTMVNLRVDPASEAAERMAKTLGTPLPRQCGHTTASDAHTIVWLGPDEWLVVSEGTSVAAELKEALGVDPGSVVDVSANRTTLVLSGPSARDVLEKGCALDLHPRAFGPGRAVSTTVGPVAVLLWQVDDEPTYRLFPRSSFADYLARWLIDAMSEYRGPAIP
- the dhaK gene encoding dihydroxyacetone kinase subunit DhaK; the protein is MKMLINVAETVVADALRGMAAAHPELVVDVDNRVIVRRDAPVEGKVALISGGGSGHEPLHGGFVGPGMLSAACPGEVFTSPVPDQMARAAAAVDSGAGVLFIVKNYTGDVLNFDMAAELAEDEGIQVAKVLVNDDVAVTDSLYTAGRRGTGATLFVEKIAGAAADEGQPLERVEAVGRQVNENSRSFGVALSACTTPAKGSPTFDLPPGELELGIGIHGEPGRERRAMMTSGEIAEFSVGAILDDMTPRNPVLVLVNGMGATPLLELYGFNAEVQRVLAQRGVTVAHTLVGNYVTSLDMAGASVTLCQVDEELLRLWNAPVKTPGLRWGM
- the dhaL gene encoding dihydroxyacetone kinase subunit DhaL, with the translated sequence MLDADFFRRWMTATAASVDREAERLTSLDSPIGDADHGSNLHRGFTAVAAALEKEAPQTPGAILMLAGRQLISTVGGASGPLYGTLLRRTGKALGDAGEVSEDQFGQALRAGVDAVMTLGGAAPGDKTMIDALVPAVDALGDGFAAARAAAEEGALATTPLQARKGRASYLGERSIGHQDPGATSSALLIAALAEANGE
- a CDS encoding sarcosine oxidase subunit alpha family protein yields the protein MTDQRFRRRQGGRIDRARVLRFTVDGRELTGHPGDTVASAMLANGVVEVAPSLYRGRPRGIVSAGVEEPNALVQIDGSCSEGMLPATTVELYDGLSATTLSGMGRLDPSPDPAVYDKKYVHTDVLVVGAGPAGLAAAAAAAGSGARVILVDDQPESGGSLLSGTGTGLGWVAEVRAALDAAPGVVVLQRTTAFGSYDDNYVLALQRRTDHLGADAPDPSDGVSRQRLWHIRARQVVLATGAHERPLVFAGNDLPGVMLAGAVRSYLNRYAVVPGSRAVVSTTNDSAYDTVADLHAAGVDIATVVDARPELSHRAAEVAGATGVRVLAGSAVVSAAGDGRLTGVTVQALDEDGELTGAAESFDCDLLAVSGGWSPVVHLHSQRQGLLRWDEELVAFVPDAAVRDQRVVGAARGTYDLDGCLAEGARAGARAATDAGFPVPVPSPGAARSAPGPVRALWLVPAPDGEPATWDTHFVDLQRDVTVADVWRSTGAGMRGVEHVKRYTSLGTANDQGKTSGVNAIGVIAEALGGSLGEIGTTAYRAPYTPIAFAALAGRERGELFDPERTTSIHTWHVAQGAVFEDVGQWKRPRYYPGTGEDMDTAVARECRAAREGVAFMDASTLGKIEIRGADAGEFLNRMYTNAFKKLKPGTARYGVMCKPDGMIFDDGVTLRLDDSRYFMTTTTGGAAGVLDWLEEWLQTEWPELDVHCTSVTEQWATIAVVGPQSRQVVGHLAPDVDLSNEAFPFMAFRETTLASGIPARICRISFSGELAYEINVSAWYGQAVWEEVYAIGRPYDITPYGTETMHVLRAEKGYIIVGQDTDGTVTPQDAGMSWVVSKQKDFIGKRSYSRADTSRTDRKQLVGLLPTDRTTRLPEGAQLVAPDVSLERVPVPMLGHVTSSYHSPALGRPFALALVADGRARIGETLLAPVGEGLVPVEVTDFVLYDPEGTKRDG
- a CDS encoding serine/threonine-protein kinase, with translation MHDKEAVQVPPDQERRVAGRYLLLSRLGEGGMGTVWRARDEALHRDVAVKEVRAPAGLSAAHIERMYTRLEREAWAAARIPNRNVVTVYDVATDDGRPWIVMELVRGRSLGDLLRAEGPLTPERAAQIGAEVLSALRAAHREGVLHRDVKPANVLLGDDGSVVLTDFGIAMVEGDSSLTMTGEVVGSPEYLPPERALGRTPGPESDLWSLGVLLYAAVEGLSPFRQDTPLSTLRAIVDEEPRTPRRCGPLTPVIEGLLRKEPTERMTAEQAERELRKTAAGGGTAATAPAADGTLTVGDAPTAGDTPTIGDAPTVGDATTAGDGTSASAHAVIGTSLAEPVQSPQPAQPAATAPAGVFGPPIPFEPQPAGVPRRRRRTAALIGGAVACALLIAGLSYVLVNRGEDEGGNDKDTATSQQVRATVTGVNTTYVGECSPPADQAPTFTATFAVDEVPARITYRWVSKDGSVVDREWRSLNFASDGDRTGQDVVRLTAYSRAGTFTSEVGVEVKGPLGTTSNTVPFSVTCEQAQ